In Bacillus cereus ATCC 14579, a single window of DNA contains:
- a CDS encoding 3'-5' exonuclease, with translation MALPTPVGQQCDVLSFPAEGHFVVLGTAGSGKTTLAILRASMLSRGYCIDEEKTLLLTFNKALVTYLNSFAKNELKNVDVRNYHSFARGYLNSRGKLGRNDIVPNFKWDNQKLSMIKAAKDLVKQKYPKEVTFEREEVVFYEEIQWLQRMGIEDLGKYEKITRTGRIGTRINRDKRRYFFEVYQEYLKIREERGYKYDWDDMAYFVREEFNVDTRERMYKHIIIDEGQDFSPVMLQSLAAAVPKGGSLTFFGDVAQQIYGQGLSWRFAGLKPKKIEEFKENHRNSKHIADLAFAISSSEYYTGAPDIVKPMTRKALGAKPALVKFEGMDKEIKQVIDWVNGARKNQTVAVLVRTRGMVNLLEERLLEQGIQSQVIKKDMNKWNGAPGVSIGTYHSAKGLEFDVVLMPFCEKEVMPDKERILALEGEGEAKREDVKLIYVGVTRAKYTLIISYSNEITDLIPVDEELLQVTEI, from the coding sequence ATGGCACTTCCTACACCAGTGGGACAGCAATGTGATGTTTTATCTTTTCCAGCGGAGGGGCACTTTGTGGTATTAGGTACAGCGGGAAGCGGTAAAACAACTTTAGCGATTCTTAGAGCATCTATGTTATCTCGAGGATATTGTATTGATGAGGAGAAAACTTTATTGTTAACTTTTAATAAAGCTTTGGTAACATATTTAAATAGTTTTGCAAAGAATGAGTTGAAAAATGTAGATGTTCGAAACTACCATTCGTTTGCGAGAGGGTATTTAAATAGTAGAGGAAAATTAGGAAGAAATGATATAGTACCGAATTTCAAATGGGATAATCAAAAGTTATCGATGATAAAAGCAGCAAAAGATTTGGTGAAGCAAAAATATCCTAAGGAAGTAACTTTTGAACGAGAAGAAGTAGTGTTTTATGAGGAAATCCAATGGTTACAAAGAATGGGGATTGAAGATTTAGGAAAGTATGAGAAAATCACTAGGACTGGAAGAATTGGAACAAGAATTAATAGAGATAAAAGAAGGTATTTCTTTGAGGTTTATCAGGAATATTTGAAGATTCGTGAGGAGAGGGGATACAAATATGATTGGGACGATATGGCTTATTTTGTAAGGGAAGAGTTTAATGTTGATACGAGGGAACGAATGTATAAACATATTATTATAGATGAAGGACAGGATTTTTCACCAGTGATGTTACAATCTTTAGCAGCTGCTGTACCTAAGGGGGGGAGTCTGACGTTTTTTGGAGATGTTGCTCAGCAAATATATGGTCAAGGGTTAAGTTGGAGATTTGCAGGGCTTAAACCCAAAAAAATTGAAGAATTTAAAGAGAATCATAGAAATTCTAAGCATATCGCAGATTTAGCTTTCGCGATTTCTAGTTCCGAATATTATACCGGAGCACCTGATATTGTAAAACCTATGACAAGAAAAGCGTTGGGCGCCAAACCTGCCTTGGTAAAATTTGAAGGTATGGATAAGGAAATAAAACAAGTAATAGATTGGGTAAATGGGGCAAGAAAGAATCAGACTGTAGCTGTTTTGGTGAGAACAAGAGGGATGGTTAATTTACTTGAGGAGAGGCTTTTGGAGCAAGGGATTCAAAGTCAGGTGATAAAAAAGGATATGAATAAATGGAATGGTGCACCGGGAGTTTCAATTGGGACCTATCATTCGGCAAAAGGATTAGAGTTTGACGTAGTATTAATGCCTTTTTGTGAAAAGGAAGTTATGCCCGATAAAGAACGAATATTGGCACTTGAAGGTGAAGGTGAAGCGAAGAGAGAAGATGTTAAGTTAATTT
- a CDS encoding DarT1-associated NADAR antitoxin family protein, with the protein MSNPYKNNCIDEVNVNFKYYCGFSVAQKRKSINAMHESFLSENRLESVLEVSSKSESDLGRALSAFNLKIELKNGKNFSVENAFQASKVFEFGGPFLDLLYCTAKEAKKDVRLKNSGNLISFRYFNREWPLCPKTAFYDWLYINALARQQKLGSCVLEYSAFSDIEFNPKKSINCQARALALYVSLHKADKLQYVLSSVDQYMEVLGEGKKIKMTDSESEEKVNEKDTDINDGQIQMTLFDKNF; encoded by the coding sequence GTGTCAAATCCTTACAAAAATAATTGTATTGATGAAGTGAATGTGAATTTTAAATATTATTGTGGTTTTTCAGTAGCGCAAAAAAGGAAATCCATAAATGCAATGCATGAAAGTTTTTTAAGTGAAAATAGATTGGAGAGTGTTTTGGAAGTATCCAGTAAATCAGAAAGTGATTTGGGGAGAGCGTTAAGTGCATTTAATCTCAAGATAGAATTAAAAAATGGTAAAAACTTTAGTGTTGAAAACGCATTTCAAGCAAGTAAAGTATTTGAATTTGGAGGCCCTTTCTTAGATTTGTTATATTGTACAGCGAAGGAGGCAAAAAAAGATGTGAGGTTGAAAAATAGCGGGAATCTAATTAGTTTTAGATATTTTAATCGTGAATGGCCTTTATGTCCTAAAACGGCTTTTTATGATTGGTTATATATAAATGCACTAGCTAGGCAACAAAAATTAGGTTCTTGTGTTTTGGAATATAGTGCCTTTTCTGATATTGAATTTAACCCTAAAAAATCTATAAATTGCCAAGCGAGAGCGCTGGCTTTATATGTTTCTTTGCATAAGGCTGATAAGCTTCAGTATGTTTTGAGTTCGGTTGATCAATATATGGAGGTTTTAGGTGAGGGGAAAAAAATTAAAATGACTGACTCTGAAAGTGAAGAAAAAGTAAATGAGAAAGATACTGATATCAATGATGGGCAAATACAAATGACGCTATTCGATAAAAATTTTTAG